The following are from one region of the Penaeus monodon isolate SGIC_2016 chromosome 19, NSTDA_Pmon_1, whole genome shotgun sequence genome:
- the LOC119585146 gene encoding cAMP-responsive element modulator-like, translating to MTNAATAGGAVVHYAPGSDPQFIVPVATGDLSSLKIATSTSAGLAQGVVLATTGSAVHGSGDQIAEEASRKREIRLMKNRYEMWFQLFH from the exons ATGACAAATGCAGCCACAGCAGGAGGGGCTGTAGTCCATTATGCCCCTGGCTCTGACCCTCAGTTCATTGTCCCAG TTGCAACAGGTGATTTGAGTAGCCTTAAAATAGCCACGAGTACAAGTGCTGGGCTGGCACAGGGTGTGGTTCTGGCAACCACTGGTTCAGCAGTTCATGGTTCTGGTGATCAGATAGCAGAGGAAGCTTCTCGGAAACGTGAAATAAGGCTTATGAAAAACAGGTATGAGATGTGGTTTCAGTTGTTTCATTAG